From Flavobacterium alkalisoli, the proteins below share one genomic window:
- a CDS encoding murein L,D-transpeptidase catalytic domain family protein, whose protein sequence is MIYNFFTSILFLLSAVTSPTTTTTKNISKPEALPMVAETAAIVTAESVYNEIESNSFSMPDFESFQTAFEGFKLLKQQGKIKKDLLTLIDFSKSSNIKRLWVIDMSTKTILYNTLVAHGRNSGDEFATAFSNAANSNKSSLGFYATGELYTGKHGSSMRLDGLENGINSNARNRAVVMHGADYVSESFIKQHRRLGRSLGCPALPNGVTKEIISLIQGKSCLFIYYPSKKYTASSKLIS, encoded by the coding sequence ATGATTTACAACTTTTTTACGTCAATTTTATTTTTACTATCAGCTGTAACTTCACCTACTACCACTACTACCAAAAACATATCTAAACCGGAAGCTTTGCCAATGGTTGCAGAAACTGCTGCAATTGTAACTGCCGAGTCGGTTTATAATGAAATAGAGTCTAACTCTTTTTCAATGCCTGACTTTGAATCTTTTCAAACAGCATTTGAAGGGTTTAAACTACTTAAGCAACAGGGTAAGATTAAAAAAGACCTGCTAACGCTTATAGACTTTAGCAAGTCTTCCAATATTAAAAGACTTTGGGTTATAGATATGAGTACAAAAACTATTTTGTACAATACTCTTGTGGCTCACGGAAGAAACAGTGGTGATGAGTTTGCTACGGCTTTTTCCAATGCGGCTAACTCTAACAAAAGCAGCTTAGGTTTTTATGCTACCGGAGAACTTTACACCGGAAAGCACGGATCTTCTATGCGTCTTGATGGTCTTGAAAACGGCATTAACAGCAATGCAAGAAACAGAGCTGTTGTAATGCACGGTGCAGACTATGTAAGCGAAAGCTTTATTAAGCAACACAGAAGACTGGGTAGAAGCCTTGGTTGTCCTGCATTACCTAATGGTGTGACTAAAGAGATTATTAGTCTTATTCAGGGGAAATCGTGTCTTTTTATCTACTATCCGTCTAAAAAGTACACAGCCTCGTCTAAATTAATTTCTTAA
- the gpmI gene encoding 2,3-bisphosphoglycerate-independent phosphoglycerate mutase: protein MNKKVILMILDGWGKSPDPKVSAIDNANTPFIDSLYTKYPNATLRTDGLNVGLPEGQMGNSEVGHMNLGAGRIVYQDLAKINLAVQNKTLNTEKPLVDAFNYAKQNNKKVHFLGLVSNGGVHSHIDHIKGLVDAAKNAGVNNTYIHAFTDGRDVDPKSGLGFITDLENYIKDTPTKLASVIGRYYAMDRDRRWERVKLAYDLLVHGLGIPSTNTEQSIQQSYDEGVTDEFIKPIVMTTDGTNPVAVIEEGDVVIFFNFRTDRGRQLTEALTQSDFHEQNMHKMNLYYVTMTNYDDNYKNVHVIYDKDNLTQTLGEVVAKNGKKQIRIAETEKYPHVTFFFSGGREEPFEGESRILCPSPKVATYDLQPEMSAYSLTENLVPELNKQEVDFVCLNFANGDMVGHTGVMEAAIRACEAVDACVKQVVEAALDNNYTTIIIADHGNCDTMINPDGSPNTAHTTNPVPIILVDKDLKHIKDGILGDIAPTICELMGIQQPEAMTQHSLVS, encoded by the coding sequence ATGAACAAAAAAGTAATCCTGATGATACTTGACGGATGGGGAAAATCTCCCGACCCTAAAGTATCTGCAATAGACAATGCAAACACTCCTTTTATAGATAGTTTATACACAAAATACCCCAATGCAACCCTTAGGACAGACGGACTCAACGTTGGCCTACCCGAAGGACAGATGGGAAACAGCGAAGTAGGCCACATGAATCTTGGTGCAGGCCGCATAGTGTACCAGGATCTTGCTAAGATTAACCTTGCCGTACAAAACAAAACCCTTAATACCGAAAAGCCTCTTGTTGACGCATTTAACTATGCCAAGCAAAACAACAAGAAAGTTCACTTTTTAGGCCTTGTTTCAAACGGTGGTGTACACTCACACATAGACCATATTAAAGGCTTAGTTGATGCTGCAAAAAATGCAGGTGTAAACAATACTTATATCCATGCTTTTACAGACGGCCGTGATGTAGACCCTAAATCAGGACTTGGTTTTATTACCGATCTTGAGAATTATATTAAAGACACTCCAACAAAACTGGCTTCTGTAATAGGCCGCTATTATGCCATGGACCGCGACAGGCGTTGGGAAAGGGTTAAACTGGCTTACGATTTGCTGGTACACGGTTTAGGAATACCTTCTACCAATACCGAACAAAGCATACAGCAAAGTTATGATGAAGGAGTTACTGATGAATTCATCAAGCCTATAGTTATGACTACTGACGGAACTAACCCGGTAGCTGTAATTGAGGAAGGAGATGTAGTTATCTTCTTTAACTTTAGAACCGACAGGGGAAGACAGCTTACAGAAGCGCTTACACAAAGTGACTTCCACGAGCAGAACATGCACAAAATGAACCTGTATTATGTTACCATGACTAATTATGATGACAATTACAAAAACGTTCATGTAATATACGACAAGGACAACCTTACCCAAACATTAGGTGAAGTGGTTGCCAAAAACGGCAAGAAACAAATAAGGATTGCCGAAACCGAAAAGTACCCTCACGTTACTTTCTTCTTCTCAGGAGGGCGCGAAGAACCTTTTGAGGGAGAGTCAAGAATTTTATGTCCTTCACCAAAAGTTGCCACTTACGATCTGCAACCGGAAATGAGCGCTTACAGCCTTACCGAAAACTTAGTTCCCGAATTGAACAAACAGGAGGTAGATTTTGTTTGCCTTAACTTCGCTAATGGAGACATGGTAGGCCATACCGGAGTTATGGAAGCCGCCATAAGAGCATGCGAGGCTGTGGATGCCTGCGTAAAACAGGTGGTGGAAGCTGCTCTTGACAACAACTATACTACTATTATAATTGCCGACCACGGTAACTGTGATACCATGATTAATCCTGACGGAAGCCCTAACACAGCACATACTACCAACCCGGTGCCTATTATTTTAGTAGACAAAGACCTGAAACACATTAAAGATGGTATTTTAGGGGATATTGCCCCAACCATTTGTGAACTGATGGGCATACAGCAACCGGAAGCCATGACACAACATTCGTTAGTATCTTAA